The genomic region GGGCCGTCGGCGAGACCGCCCTCACGCAGGCCCTCGGCGACCGCCTCCGCCACGTGCTCCGTGCACCCGAACATCGACTCGTAGACCACCATGGCGCGCACCGAGCCCACCTCCGCGACGAGAACGGCCGGCACGGTCGCCCCGTCCGGTCCGATAGCCCATGGTCGTTCCGGCGGCGGCTGAGGTACCGGGACCTTCGTCCTCACGGGCCTGCCCGGCGCTCGAGCTGCTCGGCCGGCACCCACGCCTCCACGAGCGTCGGCTCCCCCTGGTCGTCGACGACGTACGCCACCCGGCCCTCCCACCCGACCGAGCGGCGCCACTCCACGAGCAGGCCGGGTGCGCGGGCGCCGCTCGGGTCGACGACCCAGCAGTGCCGGACAGGGCGCACCTCCTGCGCGGCCCGCGGCGCCTCGACCCGTTCCGCAGCCACGTGGGGTGGCGCCGGGGCGTCGGCGCCCGTCCGGCTGGCCAGCGACCGGGACGGCCGCGGGCCGCGTCGGTCGAGGCCTCCGGACATGCCGCCAGGATGGCACAGGCGTCGTACACGTGTTCGACCGAGACAAGAACGCAGACACACGTGGCGTCCGTCGACAGGAACGCAGACGTACGCGCCGCACGTCGACACGAACGCAGACACACGCGCCGTACGTCGACAGGAACGCAGACGTACGCGCCGCACGTCGACACGAACGCAGACGCACGCGCCGTCCGTCGACAGGAACGCAGACACACGCGCCGCACGTCCACACGAACGCAGACGTACGCGCGGTGCGACGTCAACCGGCCAGGAAGCTGAGGCGCACCCGACGGTCGGGGTTGTCGGCGTTGGTGTCGACGAGCACGACGCTCTGCCACGTGCCGAGCTGCGGCCGGCCGCCCAGGACCGGGACCGACAGCGACGGCGCGACGAAGGCGGGGAGCACGTGGTCGCGGCCGTGGCCGGGTGAGCCGTGGCGGTGCACCCAGCCGTCGTCGCGGGGCAGCAGGAGCTCCAGCGCCCGCTCGAGGTCCGGCTCGCTGCCCGCGCCGGTCTCGATCACCGCGACGCCTGCCGTCGCGTGCGGCACGAAGACGTGGACCAGCCCGTCCGACTCGTCCCCGGCCCGGCAGAACCGGACGACCTCGTCGGTCAGGTCGGTGACGACGCGCGACCCCGTCCGTACCTGCAGCAGCTCAGACCTCACTGTCGCGACGCTACCGAGACGTCACCCGACGGTCATCCGCTCGTCACCGAGGGGCGGCCGTTGTGTCCGGCACGTCGCCTACGCTTCCGCGCGGACCGGACGAACCCGGACCGAACCGTCACTCCCCCCATCTCCGACACCTCACGAGGGGACGCGCATGCGTCGCACAGCACTCCCGACGGCCCTGGCCGTCGCCCTGGCCGTCGGCACCGTCGCCACGGCCGCGACCACCACGGCCGCCGCCGCACCGGGCGGACCCGGGCGGGCCACCCCGGACCAGCTCGAGCTCACCGTGCTCGCCACGACCGACCTGCACGGGCGCGTGCAGGACTGGGACTACTTCCGCAACGCCCCGTACTCCGAGCGCTCCGGCGACGCGACGGGCCTCGCCCGGGTCGCCTCGGTCGTGGAGTCGGTCCGCGCGGAGCAGGGCGAGGACCGCGTCCTCGTCGTCGACAACGGCGACTTCCTCCAGGGCACGCCGCTCACGTACTTCTACGCCAAGCAGCAGCCGGTGACCGAGACCGGTCTCGAGCACCCGATGGCGGCGGCGTACGACGCGATCGGCTACGACGCCCAGGTGGTGGGCAACCACGAGTACAACTACGGCCTCGACCTGCTGCAGGCGTACGAGGACGACGTCGAGCACCCGGTGCTCGGCGCCAACGTCGTCGACGCGGAGACCGGCGAGCCGTACCACGCGCCGTACACCTTGAAGCGGGTGTCGGTTCGGGGCCACAAGCCGGTCACGGTCGGCATCATCGGCCTCACCACGCCCGGCTCGGCCATCTGGGACAAGGGCAACGTCGAGGGCCGGGTCGAGTTCCGCGACATGGTCGAGACGGCCCGCGAGTGGGTCCCCGTCGTCGACGCGCGCGCCGACGTCGTCGTCGTCCTGTCCCACGCCGGGGTCGGCGGGGGCTCGTCGTACGGCCCGGAGCTGCCGCCGGAGAACCCGTCCGACGTGGTCGCCCGCACGGTGCCCGGCATCGACATGATGGTCGTCGGGCACACCCACCGCGACGCGCCGTCGCAGGTCGTGGTCAACGAGGTGACCGGCGAGGAGGTCCTCCTCACGCAGCCGTACCGCTGGGGCGCGACCGTGTCCCGGGTCGACATCTCGCTGGAGAAGGTCCGCGGCCGCTGGGACGTCGTCGCGAAGGACGCGACCGCGATCCGCACGAAGGACTACCCCGAGCACCCCGCGGTCCTCGCGGCCACCGACGAGTACCACTCGACGGCCGTGGAGTACGTCAACCAGGTCGTCGCGACCTCGAGCGAGGAGCTGTCCGCGGTCACGAGCCGCTACGAGGACACCGCGATCCTCGACTTCATCCAGCAGGTGCAGACCGAGACCGTCGAGGCCGCGCTGGAGGGCACCCCGTACGCCGACACCCCGGTGCTGTCTATCGCCGCGCCGTTCAGCCGCGAGGCCGTGTTCCCCGCCGGCGAGGTGACGATCCGCGACATCGCGGGGCTGTACATCTACGACAACACGCTCGAGGCGGTCGAGATGACGGGCGCGCAGCTGCGGGACTACCTGGAGTACTCCGCCAGGTACTTCGAGCAGGTGCCGGCCACCGGTGACGTCGACCCGGAGTCGATCACCAACGCGGGTGGCACGCCGGACTACAACTACGACCAGCTCGCGGGCGTCGAGTACGACCTCGACGTGAGCCGTCCGGCCGGGCAGCGCGTCACGCGCCTCGTCCACCCCGACGGCACCCCGGTGGCCGACGACGACGTGTTCGTGGTGGCGGTGAACAACTACCGACGCTCCGGTGGCGGCAACTTCCCGCACGTCTCGACGGCCCCGGTCGTCTACAACGAGCAGCAGGAGATCCGTCAGCTCCTCATCGAGTGGGCGCAGGCGCGCGGGGTCATCGACCCGGCCGACTTCGCCGACGAGTCGTGGTGGCTCGTGCGCGACGGGCAGCGCCTGCTGCCCTGACCGGAGCCCCCGACAGGCGTGGGCCGGGCGGGTGAACCCGCCCGGCCCACGCCGCTGCCGTCCAGTGGCGGCGCGGCCGTGCCGATGAGCACCCCGTGAGCAGACGCCGCACGCCGGCGGAGGACCAGGTCGCGGACCTCCTCCGGACCGCCAAGGAGAGCCTCCGCCTGCCGGTGGCGTTCCTGTCGCGGCTCGACGGCACGACCCAGACCCTCGAGGTCGTCGAGTCCGACGTGCCGGTGCTGTTCCGCGAGAAGGTGACCCAGGTGCAGGCCACGAGCCTGTGCCAGCGCGTGCTGGACGGCGAGCTGCCGGCCGTCATGCCCGACGTCCTCGCCGAGCCCGCCGCGCGGGGCCTGCCCGCGACGAAGATCCCCCACATCCGCAGCTACCTGACCGTGCCGGTCCACCTCAGCGACGGCTCGCTGTACGGCACGTTCTGCGCCGCCGGCCTCAGCCGCCGCCCGGACCTGCTCGCCCGCGACCGCACGCTGCTCGACGTGCTCGCCCGCGCCGCCGCCCTCATCGTCGAGCCGGAGATGCGCGCGCAGCAGCAGCGCGACGACGTGCTCACACGGCTGGAGCCGGTGGAGCGTGCCGGCGGCCCGCGCGTGCTCCTGCAGCCGATCGTCGACATCGCGACCGGCCGGCGGGTCGGGGCGGAGGCGCTCAGCCGGTTCCCGGCGGAGTGGCAGCTCACCCCCGACGTCGTCTTCGCACAGGCGCACGGCGTGGGGCGCGGGCACCACCTGGAGCTGCTCGCGCTGCAGCGCGCCGCCGCGCACCTGGCGGCCGTGCCCGGCTACGTGTCGATGAACGTGTCCCCGGCGACGCTGCTCACCCCCGAGCTGCTCGCGCTGCTCGAGGGCATGCCGGTCGAGCGGGTGCTGCTGGAGCTGTCCGAGCACGACGCCGTGGAGGACTACGACGCCCTGCGGGCGGCGCTGCGCCCCCTGCGCCGGCGCGGCATGCGGCTGGCGGTCGACGACGTGGGCGCCGGCTTCTCCTCGCTGCGTCACATCGTCGTCACCGAGCCCGACGTCATCAAGCTCGACCGCAGCATCGTCGACGGGGTCTCCCGCGAGCCGGTGCTGCGCAGTCTCGTGCGCTCCCTCGTCGACTTCGCCGCCGGTCTCGGTGCCGTGGTCGTCGCCGAGGGCGTCGAGGTGGCCGAGGACGCCGCGGCCCTGCACGACCTGCGGGTCGGTTACGGGCAGGGCTGGTTCTGGGGCCGCGCGGTCCCGGCGGACCTGCTCGACGAGACCTACGCCACCGGGCGCGATGAGCCCGTCGCGGCGGCCCCGGCCGTCGAGCCGGCCGCGCTCGTGCCGCAGCAGACCCGCGCGGACAGCCCCGCCGCGGTCTGAGCCGCTACTGCCAGCCGAAGAAGACCCGCTCCACCACCGTGCGGGCGTGGCGCGCGGTGCGCAGCCAGTCGTCCTCCAGGTGCGAGGCCTCGCCGGGGCCGTAGCCCATGAGCCGAGCGGTGCCGTCGAGGTCGCGGCGGTCCGTCGGCAGGACGTCGGTCGGTCGGCCCCGCCACAGCGTGAGCGCGTCGCGCAGGCGCGACGCGGTGCGCCACGCGACCTCCAGCGTCCCCGCGTCGTCGGCGCCGACGAGGCCGGCGTCGCGGGCGGCGTACAGGGCGCCGGTCGTCGACGCGGTGCGCAGCGCCGCCACCTCGTGGGCGTGCTGCAGCTGCAGCAGCTGGACGGTCCACTCCACGTCGGCGAGGCCGCCGCGACCCAGCTTCACGTGCCGGCGCGCGTCGGTGCCGCGCGGCAGCCGCTCCGCCTCGACGCGCGCCTTGATGCGCCGGATCTCCATGACGGCCTCGGCGCTCGGCCCGCCCGGCGGGTACCGCAGGGGGTCGACGACCTCCTGGAAGCGCCCGGCGAGACCGGTGTCGCCGACGAGCGGGACCGCCCGCAGCAGCGCCTGGTGCTCCGAGGGCACCGACCAGCGCCCGTAGTACGACCGCACGGCGTCGATCGTGCGGACGAGCTCGCCCTGGCGGCCCTCGGGCCGCAGCCCGGCGTCGAGCTCGACCGCGGGCTCCCCGCTCGGGGAGCGCAGCAGCTGCCGTGCGCGTGTCACCACGTCGCGGGCGGCGGTGGTCGCGGCCTCGAGCTCGACGCCCTCGCGCGGCTCGTGCACGGCGACCACGTCGGCGTCGCTGCCGTAGCTGCTCTCGTGCCCGGCGAGGCGGCCGAGGCTGACGACGAGCAGACGGGTGGGCAGCCGGTCGAGGACGTCCTCGAGCGGGTCGTCCGCGCCGGCCTCCCCGCGCTGCTGCAGCCAGCCGCGGGCCGCCACGAGGACGGCGACCTCGACCGCCACGGCGGTGCTGGTGGCGAGCGCCCGGCCGACGGCGTCGCCGTCGAGCAGCCCGACGATGTCCCCGACCCCGGTGCGGACGATCTCCCGGCGCCGCACGGCCCGCACCGCCGTGACGGCCTCCTCGGCGTCGGCGTGGCGCCGGGCGACCGCGAGCACCTCCGCGCGCAGCGAGTCCTCCGTCGGAGGGCGCAGCCGCTCGTCGGAGTCCAGCAGCGCCGTCGTGCCGGGCGAGCGCTCCATGAGCTGCGCGACCAGCCGACCCGAGGCGAGGACCGCCGCGAAGCGCTCCGCGGCGCCCGCGGAGTCGCGCAGCATCTTGAGGTACCAGTGCGTGGTGCCGAGCTCGTCGGAGATGCGGCGGAAGGCGAGCAGCCCCGCGTCGGGGTCGGCGGCGTCGCCGAACATGCCGAGCATGGCCGGCAGCAGGGTGCGCTGGATGGCGGCGCGCCGGCTCACCCCGCCCGTCAGGGCCTCCATGTGGCGCAGCGCGCCCTTGGGGTCGCGGTACCCGAGCGCCTCGAGCCGGCTCGCGGCGGCGGCGCTCGTGAGGCGGACCTCGTCGGTGGACAGCGACGCGATCGCGGTGAGCAGCGGGCGGTAGAACAGCTTCTCGTGCAGCCGCGCCACGGCCCGGTTCACCTCGCGCCAGCGGGCGCGCAGGTCGTCGGCGTCCGCCCCCGGCCGCAGCACGAGCCGCGCGAGGCGCCGCCACCCGTCCGGACGGTCCGGCAGCACGTGGGTGCGGGCGAGGCGCTGCAGCTGCAGCCGGTGCTCGAGCACCCGCAGGAACCGGTAGGCGCGGTCGAGCTCCGCGCCGTCGTCCCGCCCGACGTAGCCGTGGGCGGTGAGCGCCTCCAGCGCGACGAGCGTGCCCGCGGCCCGCAGGCGGGAGTCGGTGCGGCCGTGGACGAGCTGGAGCATCTGCACGGAGAACTCGACGTCGCGCAGCCCGCCCCGGCCCAGCTTGAGCTGCCGGTCGGCCTCCTTCGCGGGGATGTGCTCGACGACGCGCTGCCGCATCGCGCGGGAGGCCTCGACGAACCCCTCCCGCTCCGTCACCTGCCACACCATCGGCCACACGGCCTCGCGCCAGCGCTCGCCGACCTCCGCGTCGCCCGCCGCGACGCGCGCCTTGAGCATCGCCTGGAACTCCCAGGGCTCCGCCCACCGCTCGTAGTAGGCGACGTGGCTGGCCACGGACCGCGTGAGCGGGCCGGCCTTGCCCTCGGGGCGCAGGGCGGCGTCGACCTGCCACAGCGACCCCTCCGCGGTGACGCCCCCGCACACCTGCCCGATGGCGGCGGCCAGCCGGGAGCCGACGGTCTGCGCCTGGGAGTCGTCGAGCGCCTCCGCCCCGTCGGCGGCCTCGGCCGGCTCGCACACGTAGAGGACGTCGACGTCGCTGATGTAGTTGAGCTCGCGCGCGCCGGTCTTGCCGAGCGCGACCACGGCGAGGCGCACCCGGTCCGCGCGCGGGACCTCGCGGGAGGCGAGGTCGTGCGCGGCCACGAGGGCCGCGTCGGCGAGGTCGGCGAGCGCCTCCCCCACCCGGGGCAGTGCCGCGGTGGCGTCCGCGGCGCACAGGTCTGTCGCCGCGACCGCGAGCAGCTGGTCCCGGTAGGCGGCCTTGAGCCGGTCGCGGGCCTCGTCGCCGGTGCGGTCCCGCACCGCCTCGAGCAGGAGCATGCGCCGCTCCTGCGCGCTCGTGGCGAGCCCGTCGACGGCTGCCAGGCGCCAGCTGTCCGGGTGGCGGACCACGTGGTCGGCGAGCGCGCGGCTCGCGCCGAGGACGCGCGCGAGCCGGCGCAGCGGCCCCGCGCCGTCGTCGTCGCCGGGCCCGCTCGACCCGCCGCCGGGGCCGCAGGGGCGCTCGCGGTCGTCGACGACGACGTCACGGAGCCGACCGCTGAGCTCGCCGTCGGCGACCTCGGCGAGGCGGACCATGCCGAGCAGGGCGAGGTCGGGGTCGGCGGTGTCGGCGAGGAGCTCGCCGAGCGCGACGGCACCCTCGTCGGAGCGCGCGAGGTCACCGAGCCGGGCGACAGCCTGGTCGACCTGCGTGAACCCCAGCCTCGTGACGCTCGCGCGCACGGACGACGCGCGCGCCTCGCCGGCCGTCACCGTCGCCGTCCGGACGGGCTCGCGCCCGCCCGCCGGTCCGTGTGCGCCGTGCGCGCCCGCCGCCTCACCGTCACAGCAGCGGCAGGTACCGGCGCCGCTCGAAGGGCGTGATCTCGCGGCGGTAGTCGTCCCACTCCTGCCGCTTGTTGCGCAGGAAGAAGTCAAACACGCCCTCGCCGAGGGTGTCCGCGACGAGCTCGGAGCCCTCCATGACCGCGACGGCCTCGGCGAGGCTGCCGGGCAGCGGCTCGATGCCGAGGGACCGGCGCTCGGAGTCGGTGAGGCCCCACACGTCGTCCTCGGCGCCCGGCGGCAGGTCCAGGTCCTTCTCCACGCCGTCGAGGCCTGCCTCGAGCATGACCGCGAAGGCGAGGTAGGGGTTCGTCGCGGGGTCCAGCGCGCGGTACTCCACGCGCGTGGACTGGCCCTTGCTCGGCTTGTACATGGGCACCCGGACCAGCGCGGAGCGGTTGTTGTGGCCCCAGCACACGTAGCTCGGCGCCTCGCTGCCGCCCCACAGCCGCTTGTAGGAGTTGACCCACTGGTTGGTGACGGCGGTGATCTCGCGCGCGTGGTGCAGCAGCCCCGCGATGAACGAGCGGCCGACCCCGGACAGCTGGTACTCCGCGCCGTCGGCGTGGAAGGCGTTGGACTCCCCGGAGAACAGCGACAGGTGGGTGTGCATGCCGGAGCCGGGCAGGCCCGCGAGCGGACGCGGCATGAAGGAGGCCTGCATCTGCTGGCTGAACGCGACCTCCTTCACCACGGTGCGGAAGGTCATGATGTTGTCGGCGGTGCTGAGCGCGTCCGCGTAGCGCAGGTCGATCTCGTTCTGGCCCGGCCCGTTCTCGTGGTGGGAGAACTCCACCGAGATGCCGAGCGCCTCCAGCATGGTGATGGCCTCGCGACGGAAGTCGTGGGCCACGCCCGCCGGCACGTGGTCGAAGTAGCCGGCCTGGTCCACGGGCACCGGCACGCCCTGGCTGTCGAGGTCCTTCTCGAAGAGGTAGAACTCGATCTCGGGGTGCGTGTAGAACGCGAAGCCCTTCTCGGCGGCCTTGGCCAGCGAGCGCTTGAGGACGTGGCGGGGGTCCTGCGGCGCCGGCTCGCCGTCGGGGGTGAGCACGTCGCAGAACATGCGCGCGGTGCCCTGCCGGCCGTCCGGCCCGCCGCGCCACGGCAGCACTGCGAACGTCGACGGGTCCGGCCGCACGAGCATGTCGGACTCCACGACGCGCGCGAGGCCCTCGATGGTCGAGCCGTCGAAGCCGATGCCCTCGGTGAAGGCGGCCTCGAGCTCGGCCGGCGCCACCGCGACCGACTTCAGCGAGCCGAGCACGTCGGTGAACCACAGGCGGACGAAGCGGACGTCGCGCTCCTCGACGGTGCGGAGGACGAACTCCTGCTGGCGGTCCATGCCAGAACCGTAGTAGGTCGCCTGACGCTGCGCCGTGGCCGCCACCCGCCGTCATCAGGCGCTGTGCCTCCGCCCCGGGAGGCAGCCGTACGCGGCACGTACTCTCGGGCCGTGGCAGCCGGGGGAACCGCAGCGGGACGCGTCCGGAGTCGGTGGGTGCTGCCCGCCGTCGTGCTCGTGACGGCTGCGCTCACGGTGGCGGCGGCCGGTGCCGCCTGGTGGTACCTCTGGTACCCGCACGACCGTCCGACGCTGCGCGCCGGGGAGTCGCTCGGCCTCGACGTCAGCAACCACCAGGGCCCGATCGACTGGCCCGCGGTCGCCGCCGACCCGGACGGTCTCGCCTTCGCCTACATCAAGTCGAGCGAGGGCGCGGACTGGGTGGACGCGAGCTTCGCCACCAACTGGGCCGGCGCGGAGGAGGCGGGGGTGCGGCGTGGCGCCTACCACTTCTTCACCCTCTGCACGCCGGGGCGCGAGCAGGCCGTCAACTTCCTCCGCACCGCGCCGCCGGACGCGTCCGCCCTGCCGCCGGCCATCGACCTCGAGCTCGCCGGCAACTGCAGCGCCCGCCCCGACGCCGCGGCGGTCGACGCCGAGCTCGACGCCTTCCTCACCGAGGTCGAAGCGGCGTGGGGCCGTGACGTCCTGCTCTACGTCGGGGAGGACTGGGAGGACCGCTACCCCGTGCTGGAGCGCTCCGAGCGACCGAGGTGGCTGGTGAGCCACGTCGGACGGCCGGCCCGGGACTGGACGGTCTGGCAGTTCCACTGGATGGGCCAGGTCGACGGCATCGAGGGCAGGGTCGAGGTGAACGTCGCCCGGCTCGAGGAGCTGACCGGCACGTAGCCGGGCGGTCGCTCGCCCCGTCGCCTCCCGCCGCGTGCGCCGTAGCCTGGGCGCGTGCCCCGCCTGCGTCTCGCCCTCGCCCAGGTCGACACCGTGGTGGGTGACCTGCCCGGCAACGCCGCCCGCCTCCGCGCGGCGGTCGCCGAGGCCGCGGCCGCCGACGCCGACCTGGTCGCCCTGCCGGAGATGGCGCTGACGGGCTACCCGGTCGAGGACCTCGCGCTGCGGCCGGCGTTCGTGAAGGCGTCCCGCGAAGCCGTGGAGGACCTCGCTCGGGCCGTCGCCGAGGACGGCCACGGCGACCTCGTCGTCGTGGTCGGCTACCTCGACCAGGACGTCGACGCCGCGGGTCAGGACCCGAACCGGACGGGGCGCTCGCCGCTGGCGAGCCAGAACTGCGCGGCCGTGCTGCACGGCGGCGAGGTGGTCGCGCGCTACGCGAAGAACCACCTGCCGAACTACGGCGTGTTCGACGAGCGGCGCATCTTCGTGCCCGGCACGCACGGGCAGCGGGTCAACGTGCGCGGCGTCGACGTCACGCTGCTCGTGTGCGAGGACCTGTGGCGCGACGGCGGCGTCACCGCCCAGCTGGCCGAGGCCGAGCACGACCCCGGCCTCGTGCTCGTCGTCAACGCGAGCCCCTACGAGCGCGGCAAGGACGACGTCCGCTTCGAGCTGTGCCGCTCCCGCGCGACGGAGACCGGGTGCGCGGTGGCGTACGTCAACGCGGTCGGCGGGCAGGACGAGCTCGTCTTCGACGGCGACTCCATGGTCGTCGGGCCCGACGGCGCGCTCCTCACCCGCGCCCCGCAGCTCGTCGAGCACACGCTGGTCGTCGACCTCGACCTGCCCGAGGGCGCCGACGAGGCGGGACCGGGTCGGCTGTACGACCGGGTGACGCTGCGCCCGGACCGACGCCCGACCGACGGCCCGGCCGTCGTGCCCGCCGCGGCGGAGCCGCTGCAGGAGTGCGAGGAGGTCTACCGCGCGCTCGTGCTCGGCCTGCGGGCGTACACGACCAAGAACGGGTTCTCCTCCGTCGTGCTGGGGCTGTCCGGCGGCATCGACTCCGCCCTCGTCGCCACCCTCGCCGTCGACGCGCTCGGCGCGGACGCCGTCCACACCGTCGCCATGCCGAGCCGGTACTCCTCGGGGCACTCCGTCGACGACGCCGCCGAGCTCGCCCGCCGGCAGGGCACGCGGCACCGCGTGGAGCCGATCGCCGACCTCGTCGCGCCGTTCGTCGACCAGCTCGGGCTCACGGGGCTGGCGGAGGAGAACGTGCAGTCCCGCGCGCGCGGCGTCGTGCTCATGGCGATCAGCAACGCCGAGGGCCACCTCGTGCTCGCGCCCGGCAACAAGAGCGAGCTGGCCACCGGCTACTCGACCATCTACGGCGACGCCGTCGGCGGCTTCGCGCCCATCAAGGACGTGCCGAAGACGCTCGTGTGGCGCCTCGCGCGCTGGCGCAACGAGGAGGCCCGCCGTCGCGGCGAGACCCCGCCCGTGCCCGAGGCGAGCATCGACAAGGCGCCGTCGGCGGAGCTCGCACCGGGCCAGCTCGACAGCGACTCGCTGCCGGACTACGAGGTGCTCGACGCCGTCGTCGACGGCTACGTCGTCGGCGACCTCGGCCGGGCCGACCTGGTGGCCCGCGGCGTGCCCGAGGAGGTCGTCGACCACGTCGTCCGCCTCGT from Aquipuribacter sp. SD81 harbors:
- a CDS encoding YjbQ family protein; the protein is MRSELLQVRTGSRVVTDLTDEVVRFCRAGDESDGLVHVFVPHATAGVAVIETGAGSEPDLERALELLLPRDDGWVHRHGSPGHGRDHVLPAFVAPSLSVPVLGGRPQLGTWQSVVLVDTNADNPDRRVRLSFLAG
- a CDS encoding bifunctional metallophosphatase/5'-nucleotidase; amino-acid sequence: MRRTALPTALAVALAVGTVATAATTTAAAAPGGPGRATPDQLELTVLATTDLHGRVQDWDYFRNAPYSERSGDATGLARVASVVESVRAEQGEDRVLVVDNGDFLQGTPLTYFYAKQQPVTETGLEHPMAAAYDAIGYDAQVVGNHEYNYGLDLLQAYEDDVEHPVLGANVVDAETGEPYHAPYTLKRVSVRGHKPVTVGIIGLTTPGSAIWDKGNVEGRVEFRDMVETAREWVPVVDARADVVVVLSHAGVGGGSSYGPELPPENPSDVVARTVPGIDMMVVGHTHRDAPSQVVVNEVTGEEVLLTQPYRWGATVSRVDISLEKVRGRWDVVAKDATAIRTKDYPEHPAVLAATDEYHSTAVEYVNQVVATSSEELSAVTSRYEDTAILDFIQQVQTETVEAALEGTPYADTPVLSIAAPFSREAVFPAGEVTIRDIAGLYIYDNTLEAVEMTGAQLRDYLEYSARYFEQVPATGDVDPESITNAGGTPDYNYDQLAGVEYDLDVSRPAGQRVTRLVHPDGTPVADDDVFVVAVNNYRRSGGGNFPHVSTAPVVYNEQQEIRQLLIEWAQARGVIDPADFADESWWLVRDGQRLLP
- a CDS encoding EAL domain-containing protein produces the protein MSRRRTPAEDQVADLLRTAKESLRLPVAFLSRLDGTTQTLEVVESDVPVLFREKVTQVQATSLCQRVLDGELPAVMPDVLAEPAARGLPATKIPHIRSYLTVPVHLSDGSLYGTFCAAGLSRRPDLLARDRTLLDVLARAAALIVEPEMRAQQQRDDVLTRLEPVERAGGPRVLLQPIVDIATGRRVGAEALSRFPAEWQLTPDVVFAQAHGVGRGHHLELLALQRAAAHLAAVPGYVSMNVSPATLLTPELLALLEGMPVERVLLELSEHDAVEDYDALRAALRPLRRRGMRLAVDDVGAGFSSLRHIVVTEPDVIKLDRSIVDGVSREPVLRSLVRSLVDFAAGLGAVVVAEGVEVAEDAAALHDLRVGYGQGWFWGRAVPADLLDETYATGRDEPVAAAPAVEPAALVPQQTRADSPAAV
- a CDS encoding bifunctional [glutamine synthetase] adenylyltransferase/[glutamine synthetase]-adenylyl-L-tyrosine phosphorylase; translated protein: MTAGEARASSVRASVTRLGFTQVDQAVARLGDLARSDEGAVALGELLADTADPDLALLGMVRLAEVADGELSGRLRDVVVDDRERPCGPGGGSSGPGDDDGAGPLRRLARVLGASRALADHVVRHPDSWRLAAVDGLATSAQERRMLLLEAVRDRTGDEARDRLKAAYRDQLLAVAATDLCAADATAALPRVGEALADLADAALVAAHDLASREVPRADRVRLAVVALGKTGARELNYISDVDVLYVCEPAEAADGAEALDDSQAQTVGSRLAAAIGQVCGGVTAEGSLWQVDAALRPEGKAGPLTRSVASHVAYYERWAEPWEFQAMLKARVAAGDAEVGERWREAVWPMVWQVTEREGFVEASRAMRQRVVEHIPAKEADRQLKLGRGGLRDVEFSVQMLQLVHGRTDSRLRAAGTLVALEALTAHGYVGRDDGAELDRAYRFLRVLEHRLQLQRLARTHVLPDRPDGWRRLARLVLRPGADADDLRARWREVNRAVARLHEKLFYRPLLTAIASLSTDEVRLTSAAAASRLEALGYRDPKGALRHMEALTGGVSRRAAIQRTLLPAMLGMFGDAADPDAGLLAFRRISDELGTTHWYLKMLRDSAGAAERFAAVLASGRLVAQLMERSPGTTALLDSDERLRPPTEDSLRAEVLAVARRHADAEEAVTAVRAVRRREIVRTGVGDIVGLLDGDAVGRALATSTAVAVEVAVLVAARGWLQQRGEAGADDPLEDVLDRLPTRLLVVSLGRLAGHESSYGSDADVVAVHEPREGVELEAATTAARDVVTRARQLLRSPSGEPAVELDAGLRPEGRQGELVRTIDAVRSYYGRWSVPSEHQALLRAVPLVGDTGLAGRFQEVVDPLRYPPGGPSAEAVMEIRRIKARVEAERLPRGTDARRHVKLGRGGLADVEWTVQLLQLQHAHEVAALRTASTTGALYAARDAGLVGADDAGTLEVAWRTASRLRDALTLWRGRPTDVLPTDRRDLDGTARLMGYGPGEASHLEDDWLRTARHARTVVERVFFGWQ
- a CDS encoding glutamine synthetase family protein → MDRQQEFVLRTVEERDVRFVRLWFTDVLGSLKSVAVAPAELEAAFTEGIGFDGSTIEGLARVVESDMLVRPDPSTFAVLPWRGGPDGRQGTARMFCDVLTPDGEPAPQDPRHVLKRSLAKAAEKGFAFYTHPEIEFYLFEKDLDSQGVPVPVDQAGYFDHVPAGVAHDFRREAITMLEALGISVEFSHHENGPGQNEIDLRYADALSTADNIMTFRTVVKEVAFSQQMQASFMPRPLAGLPGSGMHTHLSLFSGESNAFHADGAEYQLSGVGRSFIAGLLHHAREITAVTNQWVNSYKRLWGGSEAPSYVCWGHNNRSALVRVPMYKPSKGQSTRVEYRALDPATNPYLAFAVMLEAGLDGVEKDLDLPPGAEDDVWGLTDSERRSLGIEPLPGSLAEAVAVMEGSELVADTLGEGVFDFFLRNKRQEWDDYRREITPFERRRYLPLL
- a CDS encoding GH25 family lysozyme; its protein translation is MAAGGTAAGRVRSRWVLPAVVLVTAALTVAAAGAAWWYLWYPHDRPTLRAGESLGLDVSNHQGPIDWPAVAADPDGLAFAYIKSSEGADWVDASFATNWAGAEEAGVRRGAYHFFTLCTPGREQAVNFLRTAPPDASALPPAIDLELAGNCSARPDAAAVDAELDAFLTEVEAAWGRDVLLYVGEDWEDRYPVLERSERPRWLVSHVGRPARDWTVWQFHWMGQVDGIEGRVEVNVARLEELTGT
- a CDS encoding NAD+ synthase — protein: MPRLRLALAQVDTVVGDLPGNAARLRAAVAEAAAADADLVALPEMALTGYPVEDLALRPAFVKASREAVEDLARAVAEDGHGDLVVVVGYLDQDVDAAGQDPNRTGRSPLASQNCAAVLHGGEVVARYAKNHLPNYGVFDERRIFVPGTHGQRVNVRGVDVTLLVCEDLWRDGGVTAQLAEAEHDPGLVLVVNASPYERGKDDVRFELCRSRATETGCAVAYVNAVGGQDELVFDGDSMVVGPDGALLTRAPQLVEHTLVVDLDLPEGADEAGPGRLYDRVTLRPDRRPTDGPAVVPAAAEPLQECEEVYRALVLGLRAYTTKNGFSSVVLGLSGGIDSALVATLAVDALGADAVHTVAMPSRYSSGHSVDDAAELARRQGTRHRVEPIADLVAPFVDQLGLTGLAEENVQSRARGVVLMAISNAEGHLVLAPGNKSELATGYSTIYGDAVGGFAPIKDVPKTLVWRLARWRNEEARRRGETPPVPEASIDKAPSAELAPGQLDSDSLPDYEVLDAVVDGYVVGDLGRADLVARGVPEEVVDHVVRLVDRAEWKRRQYPPGPKISPKAFGRDRRLPVTTRWQERG